One window of Chryseobacterium indologenes genomic DNA carries:
- a CDS encoding glycosyltransferase family 4 protein has product MKNFELFLSGSGIPIFYIKIGLGFVFAFLITFFSIPTIVKISRRKNLMDEPGIRSSHLREIPNLGGIAIFYSIGICASIFAYELFDLYKFLFASLIILLYVGVMDDIVVMRAYKKLVAQIVVSSLVVIGSDIRIRSLFGIFGVYELEYFISVLFSIITFIILINAFNLIDGIDGLAGGYSVICSALFGISYYRLGEYNYPLVVLSVVIIGTVLAFLYYNLSNYRTRKIFMGDTGSMLLGFLLAFTSICFIDIFIDKNLVDVPRYHLQSAPVVAVAILILPIVDTLNVIFIRLYNKKSPFDADKNHIHHKLLKLNLTHRRSTFYIILYYLMIVGVAYYLRHINVNLLLLVIISLGFFGAYLPDLLYRLRNNKN; this is encoded by the coding sequence ATGAAAAATTTTGAATTGTTCTTAAGCGGATCGGGAATACCTATTTTCTATATAAAAATAGGACTTGGTTTCGTATTCGCCTTTTTAATTACCTTTTTCTCTATTCCTACCATCGTCAAGATCTCGAGAAGGAAGAACCTGATGGATGAGCCTGGGATAAGAAGTTCGCATCTTAGAGAAATTCCTAACCTTGGCGGAATTGCCATTTTCTATTCAATAGGAATCTGTGCTTCTATTTTTGCCTATGAGCTGTTTGACCTGTACAAGTTTTTATTTGCCTCATTGATTATTCTGCTTTACGTAGGGGTAATGGATGATATTGTTGTAATGAGGGCTTATAAAAAACTTGTTGCACAAATTGTAGTATCTTCTCTGGTGGTTATTGGCTCAGATATTAGAATAAGAAGCTTATTTGGAATATTTGGTGTGTATGAGCTGGAATATTTTATAAGTGTCCTGTTCAGTATCATTACCTTTATTATTCTGATCAATGCATTCAACCTGATCGATGGAATAGACGGATTGGCAGGTGGTTATTCTGTAATCTGCAGTGCTTTATTCGGAATAAGCTATTACCGGTTAGGAGAATATAATTATCCGCTGGTTGTATTATCTGTTGTAATTATTGGGACTGTATTGGCTTTCCTGTACTATAATCTGTCCAACTATCGTACCCGTAAAATATTTATGGGAGATACCGGATCCATGCTGCTTGGCTTTTTACTGGCCTTTACTTCCATTTGTTTCATAGATATTTTTATTGATAAAAACCTTGTAGATGTACCAAGATATCACCTTCAGTCTGCTCCTGTAGTGGCTGTAGCGATCCTGATTCTTCCGATCGTAGATACATTAAATGTAATATTCATAAGGCTTTATAATAAAAAGTCACCATTTGACGCAGATAAAAACCACATTCACCATAAGCTGTTAAAGCTAAATCTTACCCACAGGAGATCTACTTTTTATATCATTCTTTACTATTTGATGATCGTGGGGGTTGCTTATTATTTAAGACATATTAATGTCAATCTGTTATTATTGGTGATTATTTCATTAGGCTTTTTCGGAGCTTATCTGCCAGATTTGCTATATCGATTAAGAAATAACAAAAATTAA
- a CDS encoding glycosyltransferase family 2 protein, producing the protein MTNVPPKVSIIVPVYNVENYLTKCLDSLVNQSLSSIEILVVNDGSKDNSGKIIEEYAQRYPEKIKAFTKENGGLSDARNFGIDRAAGDYIGFVDSDDYVSETMFEEMLLLGEKHQAKMVICNIQKVDETGKITQKLTQLPNMSEKIVLENNFSVFSDISYFACNKLFKKELFNQRRFKKGVHFEDIQLIPQLLLECDTIAQTQSFHYQYLERTDSITKTHTEKGLDMLKAVADVENVFNESQYSHKKEELKNFQIFEGVYSFLAYLAFVKKEEIFYSMSDQLVLFMKERQIKIQDILNYSRFGKNYLLSLPLKKKIFYLLFFGGQKRLIRKLI; encoded by the coding sequence ATGACAAATGTTCCCCCAAAAGTATCCATTATTGTTCCTGTTTACAATGTCGAAAACTATCTGACAAAATGCCTTGACTCTTTGGTGAACCAGAGTCTTTCCAGTATTGAGATTCTTGTAGTGAATGATGGGAGTAAAGATAATTCAGGAAAAATAATTGAAGAATATGCACAAAGATATCCGGAAAAAATAAAAGCTTTTACCAAAGAAAACGGAGGTTTAAGCGATGCCCGTAATTTTGGTATTGACAGAGCTGCCGGAGATTATATAGGTTTCGTAGACAGTGATGACTATGTTTCCGAAACAATGTTTGAAGAAATGCTTCTGTTAGGCGAGAAGCATCAGGCAAAAATGGTGATCTGCAATATTCAGAAAGTTGACGAAACAGGGAAAATTACCCAAAAACTGACTCAGCTTCCTAATATGTCCGAGAAAATAGTTCTTGAAAATAATTTTTCAGTGTTCTCGGATATCAGCTATTTTGCATGCAATAAACTGTTCAAAAAAGAACTTTTTAATCAGAGAAGATTTAAAAAAGGAGTTCATTTTGAAGATATTCAGCTCATTCCACAACTTTTACTGGAATGTGATACCATTGCACAGACCCAAAGTTTCCATTATCAATATCTTGAACGTACCGATTCTATTACAAAAACTCATACGGAAAAAGGACTTGATATGCTGAAAGCAGTGGCTGATGTGGAAAATGTATTTAATGAATCTCAGTATTCTCACAAAAAAGAGGAATTAAAAAACTTCCAGATTTTTGAAGGAGTTTATTCATTCCTGGCTTATCTGGCCTTTGTGAAAAAAGAGGAAATATTTTATAGTATGTCTGATCAGCTGGTCCTTTTTATGAAAGAAAGACAAATAAAAATTCAAGATATATTGAACTATAGTCGTTTTGGTAAGAATTATCTTTTATCTTTGCCTTTGAAGAAAAAAATTTTTTATCTGTTGTTTTTTGGAGGGCAGAAAAGATTGATAAGAAAATTGATTTAA
- a CDS encoding formimidoylglutamase has translation MDFEDFIISPRNFKTENWQIGNRITKEIKEDSIVLLFVSDYRGVGGDAEVQDFTAVRNEFYKLSQMDFEIPVVDLGDLVSGKSVQDTHYILQEVLSACHYKRAIPVIVGGSNDFAFSLFSALNFHQKNINYTQISNIISLQQGETINEHTFLGKIFGAKNFSIKNYHHLGYQKHLNEMDSVRLIKEVEFDIVRLAEMMNSTEKTEPFFRKADLVTLNCDAVESFSEPFSMNPQVNGLNRREICAYMKEIGLSENLKSVGIFNYNIYSENQLNHQLLAQMLWYLIEGINIQHSHPKERHYELFYVLIDDRQYAFKRDTFSNLWYFGDDENIENCIPCSRKDFDEAKKGWLNARLTKI, from the coding sequence ATGGATTTCGAAGACTTTATCATTTCACCAAGAAATTTTAAAACAGAAAACTGGCAGATAGGAAATCGGATTACAAAAGAGATCAAAGAAGACAGTATTGTTCTTTTGTTTGTGTCTGATTACAGAGGTGTGGGCGGAGATGCAGAAGTGCAAGATTTTACAGCGGTGAGAAATGAGTTTTATAAACTTTCGCAGATGGATTTTGAAATTCCTGTTGTAGATCTTGGAGATCTGGTGTCCGGGAAATCTGTTCAGGATACTCATTATATTTTGCAGGAAGTCTTGTCGGCATGCCATTACAAAAGAGCAATTCCGGTAATTGTGGGCGGCTCAAATGATTTTGCCTTCTCATTATTTTCTGCTTTGAACTTTCATCAGAAAAACATCAATTATACCCAAATCAGTAATATTATTTCCCTTCAACAGGGTGAAACAATTAACGAACATACTTTTCTGGGCAAAATTTTCGGTGCCAAGAATTTTTCCATTAAAAATTACCATCATTTAGGATATCAGAAACATTTGAATGAAATGGATTCTGTAAGACTGATCAAAGAAGTGGAGTTTGACATCGTCCGTCTTGCTGAAATGATGAATTCTACAGAAAAAACAGAACCTTTCTTCAGAAAAGCAGATCTTGTAACCTTAAATTGTGATGCTGTGGAAAGTTTCAGCGAACCTTTTTCTATGAATCCACAGGTCAATGGATTAAACAGAAGAGAGATTTGTGCCTACATGAAAGAAATCGGATTAAGTGAAAACCTGAAATCTGTAGGGATTTTTAATTATAATATTTATTCAGAAAATCAGTTGAACCACCAGCTTTTAGCACAGATGTTATGGTATCTGATTGAAGGAATCAATATACAGCATTCCCATCCGAAGGAAAGACATTATGAGCTGTTTTATGTTTTGATAGATGACAGACAATATGCTTTCAAGCGTGATACTTTCAGTAATTTGTGGTATTTTGGTGATGATGAAAATATAGAGAACTGCATTCCGTGTTCCAGAAAGGATTTTGATGAAGCTAAAAAAGGCTGGCTGAATGCAAGGCTGACGAAAATTTAA
- the topA gene encoding type I DNA topoisomerase, with product MSKNLVIVESPAKAKTIQKYLGKDFEVKSSFGHIRDLPKKGMGIDLTTFSPDYEVSAEKKKLVTELKAAVKKADMVWLASDEDREGEAIAWHLADELKLKPENRKRIVFHEITKNAILKAIDNPRDIDQNLVNAQQARRVLDRIVGFEMSPVLWKKVKPGLSAGRVQSVAVRLIVEREKEIREFKPKASFKLDGIFLNKTEQEIAAKLKKDFEKEEEAEKFLEQAKTTEFKVLNVETKPGTRSASAPFTTSTLQQEASSRLGYNVTNTMRLAQRLYEEGYITYMRTDSVNLSQEAIEGAKKQITSEYGAEYSSPRNYTTKSASAQEAHEAIRPTDFGVKSIGDAQLNKLYQLIYRRTLASQMANAKIEKTVIEIGNASLPHHFEAQGEVIIFDGFLKAYGIVKTEDEDEENNDKLLPKVTVGEILNYKTITATEKFTRPSARYTEAGLVRKLEELGIGRPSTYAPTIQTIQNREYVDKREIEPHTREVIKMSLTKDKIKKVVLEEKFGGDKNKFIPTDIGEVVNDFLTDNFREILDYGFTARVEESFDEIASGDQKWKEMMTNFYSKFHPRIEDVEENADRATGDRLLGVDPKTGKNVHARIGRFGAMIQIGETDDEEKPIFASLMTGQNIATITFEEALELFKLPFDLNEVDGQSVSVGVGRFGPYVKWGETYISIPKGEDPLSVDQKRAEEIINEKKIADAPIATYKGEPVTKGTGRFGPFIKYKAIFVNVPKKYDFENLSQSDINELIDAKLEKEANRYIQQWEKEKISIENGRWGPFIKFGKAMFKIPKKADDTKYEADELKELSLDEVKKWITDQDPKAFAEKKKPAAKKAATTKKATTTAKKPAAKKPAAKK from the coding sequence ATGTCGAAAAATTTAGTAATCGTAGAGTCCCCGGCAAAAGCAAAAACTATTCAGAAATATTTAGGAAAGGATTTTGAAGTGAAATCTAGTTTCGGGCATATCCGGGACCTTCCTAAAAAAGGAATGGGGATAGACCTTACTACATTCAGTCCTGATTACGAAGTTTCCGCAGAAAAGAAGAAATTGGTAACCGAATTAAAGGCTGCAGTAAAGAAAGCCGATATGGTATGGCTCGCTTCCGATGAGGACCGCGAAGGGGAGGCTATTGCATGGCACCTGGCGGATGAACTGAAGCTGAAGCCTGAAAACAGAAAAAGAATTGTTTTCCATGAGATTACCAAAAACGCCATTCTAAAAGCAATTGACAATCCTAGAGATATAGATCAGAACTTAGTAAATGCCCAGCAGGCAAGAAGAGTGCTGGACAGAATTGTTGGTTTTGAAATGTCACCCGTTTTATGGAAGAAAGTAAAACCGGGATTATCTGCCGGAAGAGTACAATCTGTGGCAGTACGATTAATTGTTGAAAGAGAAAAGGAGATTCGTGAGTTTAAACCAAAAGCAAGCTTTAAACTTGATGGAATCTTTTTAAATAAAACAGAGCAGGAAATAGCTGCCAAACTTAAAAAAGACTTCGAAAAAGAAGAAGAAGCAGAAAAATTCCTTGAGCAGGCAAAAACTACAGAATTTAAAGTTCTGAATGTTGAAACCAAGCCGGGTACACGTTCCGCTTCAGCTCCATTTACCACTTCCACACTACAGCAGGAAGCTTCCTCAAGACTTGGATATAATGTAACCAATACTATGCGTCTGGCACAAAGACTGTATGAAGAAGGATACATTACCTATATGAGAACAGACTCCGTAAACCTTTCTCAGGAAGCGATTGAAGGAGCTAAAAAACAAATTACATCAGAATACGGAGCAGAATATTCTTCTCCAAGAAATTATACTACAAAATCAGCTTCAGCACAGGAAGCCCACGAAGCGATCCGTCCTACGGATTTTGGAGTGAAAAGCATAGGAGATGCACAGCTGAATAAGTTATACCAATTAATATACAGAAGAACACTTGCTTCTCAGATGGCTAATGCCAAAATTGAAAAGACGGTGATCGAAATCGGGAATGCATCATTACCCCATCATTTTGAGGCTCAGGGAGAAGTAATCATATTTGACGGTTTCCTGAAAGCTTATGGTATTGTGAAGACAGAAGATGAAGATGAGGAGAACAATGATAAACTACTTCCAAAAGTAACTGTAGGAGAGATACTGAACTATAAAACCATTACCGCTACTGAAAAATTCACGAGACCAAGTGCAAGATATACAGAAGCCGGATTGGTGAGAAAGCTTGAAGAATTAGGGATTGGTAGACCATCTACTTATGCTCCGACGATTCAAACGATTCAAAACAGAGAATATGTGGATAAGAGAGAGATTGAACCGCATACCCGTGAAGTGATCAAAATGTCTTTAACAAAAGATAAGATCAAAAAAGTAGTTCTTGAAGAGAAATTCGGAGGCGATAAAAATAAATTCATTCCTACAGATATAGGTGAAGTGGTAAATGATTTCCTGACGGATAACTTCAGAGAAATCCTTGACTACGGTTTCACAGCAAGAGTAGAAGAAAGTTTTGACGAAATTGCAAGTGGTGATCAGAAATGGAAGGAGATGATGACGAATTTCTACTCAAAATTCCACCCGAGAATTGAAGATGTAGAAGAAAATGCTGACCGTGCAACTGGAGACAGACTATTAGGGGTAGATCCAAAAACAGGTAAAAATGTTCATGCAAGAATCGGAAGATTTGGAGCGATGATCCAGATTGGAGAAACTGATGATGAAGAAAAACCAATTTTTGCTTCCTTAATGACGGGTCAGAATATTGCAACCATTACTTTTGAAGAGGCATTGGAGCTATTCAAATTACCTTTCGATTTAAATGAAGTTGATGGACAGTCCGTTTCTGTAGGAGTTGGTAGATTTGGACCTTATGTAAAATGGGGAGAAACTTATATCAGCATTCCGAAAGGAGAAGACCCTCTTTCTGTAGATCAGAAACGTGCGGAGGAAATTATCAACGAAAAGAAAATTGCTGATGCTCCTATCGCAACTTATAAAGGAGAGCCCGTTACTAAAGGAACAGGAAGATTCGGACCATTTATCAAATACAAAGCTATTTTCGTAAATGTTCCAAAGAAATATGACTTTGAAAATCTTTCTCAGAGTGATATCAATGAATTAATTGATGCGAAGCTTGAAAAAGAAGCCAACCGATATATCCAGCAGTGGGAAAAAGAAAAAATTTCCATTGAAAACGGAAGGTGGGGACCTTTCATCAAATTCGGAAAAGCAATGTTCAAAATTCCGAAGAAAGCAGACGATACAAAATACGAAGCTGATGAATTGAAAGAACTTTCTTTAGATGAGGTTAAGAAATGGATTACAGATCAGGATCCCAAAGCTTTTGCAGAAAAGAAAAAACCTGCCGCTAAAAAAGCAGCCACAACTAAAAAAGCTACTACAACAGCGAAAAAGCCTGCGGCTAAGAAACCGGCAGCTAAAAAATAA
- a CDS encoding T9SS type A sorting domain-containing protein, with product MKRLAGKLAAVFCLIPFSICLKGNIRGSLSLGEHIRAISVAKNVDSLVRPAYELKKKFLPDWKKAPNSYIFDPGQNSEGLLVPVKKAYAMWEGGGYLNGNGIPAGTVTADVLWEDAHGLIKSGVNYALEIIGTGQDAKIKVPINKTKEGNAVVAFKVNGEIYWSWHIWVTDDPTNGATYRSFNPVKRMKSDGTTEVIPDTDWKWMDRNLGALTSSITASDWNKSIGLLYQWGRKDPIPPLVTRGNDFYEASGSIGRVRHRGAKNMTNAVSIDDLRKFVLLSGAEVTNNLRLSVKNPLSLIYVNKEDNSGQAYYNNNVNLPVNWFGKSTTLPTNRLSELNLWSDNAQGKIEAVYNTDDKAKPYRDKSSYDPCPNGWRIPSMLVANLASGSYVDDIRIDFSPFGVKTNMAKNVFETNKYHIVKPTNAGIPAFMTGFKVYPNLGFDLSAVGGYNMGIFPGNGQLIRGAHAGQYSDQHHIALWTATMARQFDASPAVTVRGLSMIPDKTQPDIPDANYPNVKGRYYYFPMSVMYTSDANGCRCIKDPLYLVNDYDFPTEYLPAATEYKDGIDNPNTYQIVKSGTAAVIEIPVSKAFSVQSQLLNNAEILNSSNFNNLKGNVLWTTNTGLISKISIVNPSPSSLQDLTNSKIAVEIAPNQSGNAVVTLHNGSISAAVYWSWHIWVTDSPVQSYTYTTESPEVVTNYVNYVNKADVILQTTFMDRNLGATDAFPNVANPLAPTAEELMKIRASTGLHYQWGRKDPIPAFQNADDRSFYNISLGTAAANGTVSYAALTPADYNNLSGSYIVPYNTYAAASNVQITDKPVDKISKILSYSVKNPLVYMIPSTFAPYNSTTPNYTNGTDWLATEPNLAPDRWGRGGEKSPFDPCPAGWRIPDLMNVALVSGSDFGQTPWYKKDKNIATSYTIANDYLGTRVRNSTNATVGYMFNNPAYPLGNYPDSGSRGFRSVIANQAAQGTFNILNFQYPAVWTSALNSNYLGRPVNVLFDAASTTNRMIAFHDNNDPYFGTGCRCVKIEYDANGNEEGPASRTIVIPGGSTLSTANAALKMTDNKISLYPSPVSNILYIKATENKEYRYQIFNALGQLVKSGQFINNQTDVSSLNAGVYLLRINNSEAVVKILKR from the coding sequence ATGAAAAGGTTAGCTGGAAAATTAGCGGCAGTCTTCTGTCTGATACCATTCAGTATTTGTTTGAAAGGTAATATCAGAGGAAGTCTTTCTTTGGGTGAGCATATAAGAGCAATATCAGTTGCTAAAAATGTGGACTCACTGGTCAGGCCGGCGTACGAATTGAAAAAAAAATTTCTTCCGGATTGGAAAAAAGCACCCAATAGCTACATCTTTGACCCCGGTCAGAATAGTGAAGGCTTGCTGGTTCCGGTAAAGAAAGCATATGCGATGTGGGAAGGAGGCGGATATCTCAACGGAAATGGGATTCCGGCAGGAACAGTAACTGCAGATGTACTTTGGGAAGATGCTCATGGTCTCATAAAATCCGGAGTAAATTATGCTCTCGAAATAATAGGGACAGGTCAGGATGCTAAGATCAAAGTTCCTATTAACAAAACAAAAGAAGGAAATGCAGTGGTTGCCTTTAAAGTAAATGGTGAAATCTATTGGAGCTGGCATATTTGGGTTACTGACGATCCTACAAATGGAGCAACCTACCGAAGTTTCAATCCTGTTAAAAGAATGAAATCAGACGGAACAACCGAAGTGATTCCAGATACAGATTGGAAATGGATGGACAGGAATCTGGGCGCACTTACAAGTTCTATCACCGCATCAGACTGGAACAAAAGTATAGGACTTCTTTATCAGTGGGGAAGAAAAGATCCAATTCCGCCATTGGTTACCAGAGGAAATGATTTCTATGAGGCTTCAGGATCTATAGGAAGAGTCAGACATAGAGGAGCAAAAAATATGACCAATGCTGTGAGTATTGATGATCTTAGAAAATTTGTCTTACTTTCCGGGGCAGAGGTAACCAATAACTTAAGGCTTTCTGTGAAGAATCCGCTGAGTCTTATCTATGTCAATAAGGAAGATAATTCCGGCCAGGCTTATTACAATAATAATGTCAATCTGCCTGTCAATTGGTTTGGGAAATCTACAACCTTGCCTACTAACCGGCTTTCAGAGCTTAATCTTTGGTCTGATAATGCACAGGGAAAAATAGAAGCTGTTTACAATACCGATGACAAAGCAAAACCTTATCGGGATAAATCTTCATATGACCCATGTCCCAACGGATGGCGTATACCCTCTATGCTGGTAGCAAATCTGGCCTCCGGATCTTATGTGGATGATATCAGAATAGACTTTTCACCTTTCGGCGTAAAAACCAATATGGCGAAAAATGTTTTTGAAACCAATAAATACCATATTGTAAAACCTACCAATGCGGGAATTCCTGCATTCATGACAGGGTTTAAGGTGTATCCTAATCTTGGTTTTGATCTTTCTGCAGTTGGAGGATACAATATGGGAATCTTTCCAGGAAATGGCCAGCTTATCAGAGGGGCTCATGCGGGACAGTATAGTGATCAGCATCATATTGCATTGTGGACGGCTACCATGGCACGGCAGTTTGATGCTTCTCCCGCTGTTACCGTTAGAGGACTTTCTATGATTCCGGATAAAACGCAGCCTGATATTCCGGACGCCAATTATCCCAATGTCAAAGGGCGTTATTATTACTTTCCTATGTCGGTAATGTATACCTCAGATGCCAACGGATGCAGATGTATAAAAGATCCTTTATATCTTGTCAATGATTATGATTTTCCTACAGAATATCTGCCTGCAGCCACAGAATATAAAGATGGAATCGACAACCCCAATACTTACCAGATTGTTAAAAGCGGAACCGCTGCCGTCATTGAAATACCAGTAAGTAAGGCATTTTCAGTACAAAGTCAATTGTTGAATAATGCAGAAATACTAAACTCTTCTAATTTTAATAATTTAAAAGGAAATGTTCTCTGGACTACGAATACCGGTCTTATCAGTAAAATTTCAATAGTCAATCCGTCACCTTCGTCACTGCAGGATCTTACTAATTCAAAAATAGCTGTAGAAATAGCTCCTAATCAGAGCGGAAATGCTGTGGTAACCCTACATAACGGTAGTATATCAGCTGCGGTGTATTGGAGCTGGCATATCTGGGTTACAGATTCTCCTGTACAATCTTACACTTATACTACAGAATCTCCGGAAGTCGTGACAAATTATGTAAATTATGTGAATAAAGCAGATGTGATATTGCAGACTACTTTTATGGATCGTAACCTTGGGGCAACAGATGCTTTTCCTAACGTTGCGAATCCTCTCGCACCCACCGCCGAAGAGCTGATGAAGATCCGGGCTTCTACGGGATTACATTATCAATGGGGAAGAAAAGATCCTATTCCTGCTTTCCAAAATGCAGATGACAGAAGTTTCTACAATATTTCTTTAGGAACTGCTGCTGCCAATGGAACTGTTTCCTACGCCGCACTTACTCCGGCTGATTATAACAATCTTTCCGGTAGTTATATTGTTCCTTACAATACCTATGCTGCTGCATCAAACGTACAGATTACAGACAAGCCGGTAGATAAGATTTCCAAGATACTGTCTTATTCCGTTAAAAATCCTTTGGTATATATGATTCCGAGTACGTTTGCTCCTTATAACAGCACAACTCCTAACTATACCAACGGAACAGACTGGCTGGCAACGGAACCAAATCTGGCGCCTGACAGATGGGGAAGAGGAGGAGAGAAATCTCCTTTCGATCCTTGCCCGGCAGGCTGGCGAATTCCCGATCTGATGAATGTTGCTTTGGTTTCAGGAAGTGATTTCGGGCAGACTCCATGGTATAAAAAAGATAAAAATATAGCCACATCATATACTATAGCAAATGATTACTTAGGAACCAGAGTGAGAAATTCAACCAACGCCACCGTAGGATATATGTTTAATAATCCTGCATATCCTTTAGGAAACTACCCTGATTCCGGATCAAGAGGTTTCAGAAGTGTGATTGCCAATCAGGCGGCTCAGGGAACTTTTAATATCCTTAATTTTCAATACCCGGCGGTGTGGACGTCAGCTTTAAATTCAAATTATTTGGGAAGACCGGTTAATGTCCTTTTTGATGCTGCTTCTACTACCAACAGGATGATAGCTTTTCATGATAACAATGATCCGTATTTTGGTACGGGATGCCGATGTGTGAAAATAGAATATGATGCAAATGGTAATGAAGAAGGACCTGCCTCAAGAACCATAGTAATTCCTGGCGGCTCAACATTAAGTACGGCTAATGCAGCACTTAAAATGACTGATAATAAGATTTCTTTATACCCAAGTCCGGTTTCTAATATTCTCTATATCAAGGCTACGGAGAATAAAGAATATCGTTACCAGATTTTTAATGCTTTAGGGCAGCTTGTGAAATCCGGACAGTTTATAAATAATCAGACAGATGTGTCATCCTTAAATGCAGGAGTGTATCTGCTAAGGATAAATAATTCGGAAGCAGTTGTCAAAATTTTAAAACGATAA
- a CDS encoding EpsG family protein: MSLLHPYYIIAILYMLFFSIQEVYGKKVDKKWFWFLAVYFIIIVGLRNEVGPDYGSYKGIYIYSDTKSYYSIFMKMLHMEGSENLDVEWLYTLINKILLNFFNAPFYMLTLVIAIFAMIFKVEYTEDNTFYPFTFTLFMFIPNFFIGESGQIRQNLGTFIVYFAIRYIKERKFWHYLFFIFIGSGIHSVCYLFLPMYWLARVPLNKTVMLIMIIGSVFLSPFEIYRSFGGFLDGMASNSSLVEGFNGYMDETVQRLNGGIGIPEVMMAILTFFLFVFDTKMKELYPYYEYHRNYAVIGICMYFIFRNNPIFSSRLAGAFIGFSYIIIPNAMYVVSARTKNMIYAFIISLVVFNFVVFSLFNNIKAGRFSIDRYQNHILP; encoded by the coding sequence GTTCTGGTTCCTTGCTGTGTATTTCATTATTATTGTCGGGCTTAGAAATGAGGTAGGTCCTGACTACGGAAGTTACAAAGGAATTTATATTTACTCTGACACCAAAAGCTATTACAGTATATTTATGAAGATGCTCCATATGGAAGGATCTGAAAACCTGGATGTAGAATGGCTTTACACGCTGATTAATAAAATACTCCTCAATTTTTTTAACGCACCTTTTTATATGTTGACTCTGGTCATTGCTATTTTTGCGATGATCTTTAAAGTAGAATATACAGAAGACAATACGTTTTATCCATTTACTTTTACCCTTTTTATGTTTATTCCCAACTTTTTTATCGGAGAAAGTGGGCAGATCAGACAAAACCTGGGCACCTTTATCGTTTACTTTGCGATACGGTATATCAAAGAACGGAAATTCTGGCATTATTTATTTTTTATATTCATAGGATCGGGTATACACAGTGTATGTTATTTATTCCTGCCTATGTATTGGCTGGCTCGTGTCCCACTGAACAAAACGGTGATGCTGATTATGATCATAGGCTCTGTATTTCTATCTCCGTTTGAAATATACAGGAGTTTTGGCGGTTTCCTGGATGGGATGGCATCAAACAGTTCGCTTGTAGAAGGTTTCAACGGATATATGGATGAAACAGTACAGCGATTAAATGGTGGCATCGGGATCCCGGAGGTGATGATGGCGATTCTGACCTTCTTCCTTTTTGTCTTTGATACTAAGATGAAAGAGCTTTACCCTTATTATGAATACCATAGAAACTATGCTGTGATTGGGATTTGTATGTACTTTATCTTTAGAAATAACCCTATTTTCTCATCGAGGCTTGCAGGAGCGTTCATCGGGTTCTCATATATAATTATTCCGAATGCCATGTATGTTGTTTCAGCGAGGACCAAGAACATGATTTATGCATTTATTATTTCACTCGTTGTCTTCAATTTTGTCGTCTTCTCACTCTTTAATAATATTAAAGCGGGGCGATTTTCGATAGACCGTTATCAAAACCACATTCTTCCATAA